Genomic segment of Synechococcus sp. A18-25c:
CATCGCTTTGGAAGGGGCGCTGAAGCTTAAGGAGATCAGTTACATCCATGCCGAGGGCTATCCCGCCGGCGAGATGAAGCACGGGCCGATCGCGCTGCTCGACACCCATGTGCCGGTGATTTCGATCGCGGTGCCTGGCGTGGTGTTCGAGAAGGTGCTGAGCAATGCTCAGGAAGCGAAAGCTCGCGATGCCCAGTTAATCGGTGTGGCGCCGATCTGCGCTGACACCGAACTGTTCGACGAACTGCTGCCGGTACCGGAGGTGAGCGAGTGGATTAGCCCGCTGCTCACCGTGGTGCCGATGCAATTGCTGAGCTACCACATCGCCGCCCATCGGGGACTGGATGTGGATCAGCCTCGCAATCTCGCCAAGAGCGTCACTGTGGAGTAATCACTGCTTTGGCTGCAGCGGCCAGATCGCTGCGTCCGTACACATCGTCAAAGCGCACGATGTCGTCTTCGCCGAGGTAGGCACCGCTCTGCACCTCGATCAGTTCCACGGGAATGCGCCCGGGATTGGTGAGCCGGTGCTTGCAGCCCAGGGGGATGTAGGTGCTCTGGTTCTCGCCGATCAGCTGTGATTCGCCGTCGCGTTCCACCATCGCGGTGCCCTTGACCACAATCCAATGCTCGGCGCGGTGGTGGTGCATCTGCAGCGACAAGCTGGCGCCAGGATTGACGGAGATGCGCTTCACCTGCCAGCGGCTGTCTTCCACCACGCCGGTGTAGTGGCCCCAGGGGCGGTAGATCTTGCGGTGGGCCTTGCCTTCGGGGCTGCCGTCGGTTTCCAGCTGCTTCACCACGGTTTTCACGTTCTGCGCCTGGCTGCGGTCGGCGATCAGCACGGCGTCGTCGGTTTCCACCACCACCAGGTTTTCCACGCCCAGTCCCACCACCAGACGGTGCTCACTGCGCAGGTAGCAGTTGCGGCTGCCCTCGCTAATCACACGGCCGCGCAAGACGTTCCCGTTATGGTCGCGATCAGCTGTGTCCCAGAGTGCGCTCCAGCTGCCTACGTCGCTCCAGCCGGCCGAAAGCGGCAAGACCGAGCCCAATTGGGTCTGCTCCATTACAGCCACGTCGATGGCCACGTTGGGGCATTTGGCGAAGGCTTCTCGCTCCAGGCGCAGGAAATCAAGATCGGCCATGTCCTGTTCCAGCGCGGCGCGGCAGCAGCTCACCACTTCTGGTGCCAGACGCTCTAATTCCGCAAGCATGGCGCTGGCCTTGAACAGGAACATGCCGCTGTTCCAGGTGAAGCGGCCGCTCTCCAGAAACTGCTCGGCGGTGGCGCGGTCGGGCTTCTCCACAAAACGAGCGATCGGCACCGTGGTGAGGTCTCCGGCCTCCATGGGGTTGGCGGCTTCGATGTAGCCGTAGCCAGTTTCCGGTGCGGTGGGCACGATGCCGAAGGTCACCAGTCGTCCAGCTTCGGCGGCGCTGCGTCCGGCATCGATGGCGGCGCGGAAGTGCTCACCATCACGGATGACGTGGTCGGCGGCCAGCACGAGCAGCAGCGGGTCTTCGCCACGGGCTGTGGCTTGCAGAGCGGCGACAGCAACTGCGGGAGCGGTGTTGCGCCCCATGGGTTCCAGCAAGATGGCACCAGGCTCGACGCCGATCTGGCGCATCTGTTCGGCCACGATGAAGCGATGGTCGTCGTTGCAGATCAGTAGTGGTGCTCCAAGGGCCTCGATGCCTTCCAGGCGCTGCTGGGTCTGCTGCAGGAGGGTTTCCTCACCATTGCCGCCCAAGGGCCAATACTGTTTGGGATAGCTGGCGCGGGAGAGGGGCCAAAGGCGTGTGCCGGTGCCGCCGCAAAGAATCACCGGAATCAGAGGGCTCGTCACAGCACGCGCCGGATACAGTGCGTGCCATTCTCCCTCAACTGATCTCCGGCGGCTACTTAGGGGGAATCAGAGCTCCAGCAACCCCGGCGGTGGGGTGACAAGCAGCCAGCCGTCGTCGAGGTGCACCTCCGGCACAATTTCCTCGACGAACGGCACCATCAGCGTGCGGCCGTCAGGAGTTTTGATCTCCAGCAGTTCGTTGCCGCCACTGATCAGGTCGCTCACGCTGCCGATCGCTTCCCCATCGGCGCTGAGGCGGGCCTCCAAGCCCACTAAGTCGAGCAGGTGGAACTCGCCCTCCTCCAGTTCGGGCCGATCGTCCGCCGGCACCATCAAACTCTGGCCCACTAAGGCTTCGGCCGCGTCGCGACTGTCGATTCCGGCGAAGCGCACCACAAACACGCTCTTGCCCGGCAGCTGACGGCCGCTTGTCAGCTCGATTTCCCTCGGCGCCTTGCCCCGGGCTTTCAGCCAGCGGGTGCCGGGCTCCGTGAACCGCTCCGGGAATTCACTGGCGGGGTTAATGCGCAGCTCGCCTTTGAGCCCCTGCACGGCCACCACCTTGCCCACTGGCAGCCAGTCGTCAGCGGTCATGGAAGCAGGAGCAGTCGCCACGTCATCATCCTTCCGCGCGATACTGAGTTCTTGACCGATCCTTTGCCATGGCTTCCGACGTTCCGATCCTGCCTGGTGCCACGGTGACGGTGGTGGATCCCCGCTCCATTTACAACGGCTACACCGGCTTTGTGCAACGCATCAGCGATGACCGAGCCGCCGTACTTTTTGAAGGTGGTAACTGGGACAAGCTCGTGACCCTGCGCCTGCGCGATCTCAGCGCCGACTGACGCCCATGGCGGAATCCCTGCGTCTGCAGCTCCGGCGCGTGGTGCTCGAGTCCGGCACCCTTGCCGGGCGGATCTACAACCTGGTGATCTTTGGGACGATCCTGCTCAGCGTGATCGGTTTGCTGGTGCAACCCCATCCGATGCGGGTGGCGGCTCCCGGTGAGATTCCCCTCTGGGTGGAGGAGCTGGAGCGGGCCTGCCTTCTGGTGTTCATGGCCGACTATCTGCTGCATCTGTGGGTGTCGCCGAAGCCGCTGGCCTATGCGCGCAGTTTCTTTGGTCTGATCGACCTTTCAGCGGTGCTGTTCTTCTTTGTGCCCCAGATCAACAGCGGCTTGATCCTCTGGATCTTCAAGTTCGGCAGGGTGCTGCGGGTGTTCAAGCTGCTGCGCTTCATGGATGAAGCTCAACAGCTCGGCCGTGCCCTGAAGGCCAGCGCCCGCCGCATCGGCGTGTTCCTGTTCTTTGTGGTGATGGCCCAGGTGGTGCTGGGTTACCTGATGGTGGCCTTTGAAAGCAATCATCCCGACACTCAGTTCCAGACCGCGGGGCAGGGGGTGTACTGGGCGATCGTCACCATGACCACGGTGGGTTACGGCGACTTTGTGCCTCAGACGGTGCAGGGGCAGTTGCTGGCGGCGGTGGTGATGCTGCTGGGTTTTGGGATCATCGCCATCCCCACCGGCATCGTCACCGTGGAGTCGATTCAGCAGGCCCGTCAAGACCGGCTGCGCGTCTGCAGCCAGTGCGGCCACCAGGAGCACCGCCGCGGGGCGGTGCACTGTGATCAGTGCGGTGCGCCGTTGCCGGCGTTGCCTCAGTCGCCCTCCAGCTGATCAAGGACCGTTCGGGCCGCCTGTTGTTCAGCGTCGCGTCGGGAGCTGCCCCAGCCTTCAGCTTTGAGGTTGGGCGGCAGGGTCACCGTGCAGTGGAAGCGGCGCGGATCGCCGTGCCGTTGGCTGATCTCGTTGCTGCTGTAAGTCGGCAGGCCAAGACCCTGCCCCTGGCTCCATTCCTGCAAGGCGGATTTGCTGTTGCCGCGGTGGGGGTCTGTCAGCACCGCTTCAGCGCTGCGGGTCCAGTGGGGCGTCAACCAGTGCTGCACTGCAGCGGTGCCAGCAATCCGGTACACTGCGCCAATTAGCGCTTCGCTGAGTTCGGCGCGGATGGTGGCGGCCGCCGTGCTGTCGCTGCTGGCCTTAGGGCCGATGCGCCACCAGCGTTCGATCTCCAGGATGGCGCCTAGCTCCGCCAGCCAGCGATCGCTCACCAGTTGAGCCCTAAGGCTGGAGCGCTCACCCACGGGCATCTTGGGGTAGGCGGCGGCGATGAATTCGCTGGCCGTAAGCCGCAGTACCGCATCTCCCAGGAACTCCAGCTGCTCGTGGTGGGGATTCAGTCCGCTGGAGGTGTGGGTGACGGCCTCTTGCAGCCATGCCTCCTGTTCGGAACTCAAAGCGTTGGGTTCGAGAGCCATGCCTTGCCAAAGCGTCGCAACCGGTTCGGGGGATGGAGGCATGCCAGCTGGATTTGTGCTTTTTTGTTGGATTGATGCTTATTCATAACTGAGTCACATCTGATTGTTATCAATGAATTGACTGAGAGTATTTCTCTTGCATGACCCTCGAGCCTGCGACTGGCAGCGATCAGACCCAGGGTGATGCGACCCCAGTGGCGGTTGCCGAGGCTCCTGCCGGGGCTGTCAGCGTTAGCCAAGTTGCTCTTAATACGGCTTGGTCTGAGTCGGAGCAGGTTGAGTCTTCCGAGCCGGTTGAGCTGTCAGGCCCAGCGGAGGTGGACCCTGTTGGCACCGCACCCGAGCCGGCCCCGCCTGAGGAGGCAGAGGCGAGTGCACTGTCAGACGACGGTGCTGCTGAGAAGGTTTCATCTGAGGTCGTTCCATCTGATCCGCACCAGCCTGAAGCCGTTCTTGCGGATCCGGTCCAGCCTGACCTTGTTGAGCGCGTGTTGCATGCGGCGGGTTGTGCTTGCGCCGCGTGTGGTGGTGTTCCGTCGTCACAATCGCAACAGGGATCGGGCGGGGAGGTGTTGGCGGCCGCTTCGTTGGGGACTCTCGACCAACTGGCGGATTATCTGGAAACGCAATTCTGGACTGACTCGGACACGACCAATCGCAATTTCAACCTGTCGGAGTCAGGAACCCATGCCAAGTCTGGGGTACTGACTTACAACAGCAGTGGAAATACGTTCGATGCCAACGGTCTGGCGACTGGCCGCGCCAGCATGGTGGATGAGGCCTTCAAGATTTTTGAGGCCACGCTCGGAATTGACTTTCAAGAAACAAGTGCCTTTGACGCAGATTTCGACTTTAGTGATAACGATTCTGGGGCCTTTGCTGTCGCCGATTTTTCAGGCAGCGCGATCAATTATTCTTGGATCAATGTTGCATCAAGCTGGTTTTACGGCAGCGAAGTTTTAGGCGATTACGCCTTTCAAACGATCCTGCACGAGATTGGCCACGGCCTCGGTTTAGGGCATCAAGGTCTCTACAACGGCTCAGGCAGTTATGCCACGGATGCCGATTTCACGAACGACTCGTGGCAAGCCTCGATGATGTCGTACTTCGATCAAACGTCGAACACATCGATCGATGCCAGTTTTGCTTATCTGAGCACCCCGATGGTGGTGGATTGGATCGCATTGGACGATCTGTATGGACCGCAGGGCTACGGCATTAGCAATGCCTTCCGGGGGGACACCACCTATGGCTTCAACACCACGATTACTGCC
This window contains:
- a CDS encoding mannose-1-phosphate guanylyltransferase/mannose-6-phosphate isomerase — protein: MTSPLIPVILCGGTGTRLWPLSRASYPKQYWPLGGNGEETLLQQTQQRLEGIEALGAPLLICNDDHRFIVAEQMRQIGVEPGAILLEPMGRNTAPAVAVAALQATARGEDPLLLVLAADHVIRDGEHFRAAIDAGRSAAEAGRLVTFGIVPTAPETGYGYIEAANPMEAGDLTTVPIARFVEKPDRATAEQFLESGRFTWNSGMFLFKASAMLAELERLAPEVVSCCRAALEQDMADLDFLRLEREAFAKCPNVAIDVAVMEQTQLGSVLPLSAGWSDVGSWSALWDTADRDHNGNVLRGRVISEGSRNCYLRSEHRLVVGLGVENLVVVETDDAVLIADRSQAQNVKTVVKQLETDGSPEGKAHRKIYRPWGHYTGVVEDSRWQVKRISVNPGASLSLQMHHHRAEHWIVVKGTAMVERDGESQLIGENQSTYIPLGCKHRLTNPGRIPVELIEVQSGAYLGEDDIVRFDDVYGRSDLAAAAKAVITPQ
- the rimM gene encoding ribosome maturation factor RimM (Essential for efficient processing of 16S rRNA); protein product: MTADDWLPVGKVVAVQGLKGELRINPASEFPERFTEPGTRWLKARGKAPREIELTSGRQLPGKSVFVVRFAGIDSRDAAEALVGQSLMVPADDRPELEEGEFHLLDLVGLEARLSADGEAIGSVSDLISGGNELLEIKTPDGRTLMVPFVEEIVPEVHLDDGWLLVTPPPGLLEL
- a CDS encoding NAD(P)H dehydrogenase subunit NdhS, which codes for MASDVPILPGATVTVVDPRSIYNGYTGFVQRISDDRAAVLFEGGNWDKLVTLRLRDLSAD
- a CDS encoding ion transporter, with translation MAESLRLQLRRVVLESGTLAGRIYNLVIFGTILLSVIGLLVQPHPMRVAAPGEIPLWVEELERACLLVFMADYLLHLWVSPKPLAYARSFFGLIDLSAVLFFFVPQINSGLILWIFKFGRVLRVFKLLRFMDEAQQLGRALKASARRIGVFLFFVVMAQVVLGYLMVAFESNHPDTQFQTAGQGVYWAIVTMTTVGYGDFVPQTVQGQLLAAVVMLLGFGIIAIPTGIVTVESIQQARQDRLRVCSQCGHQEHRRGAVHCDQCGAPLPALPQSPSS
- a CDS encoding ribonuclease III domain-containing protein, giving the protein MPPSPEPVATLWQGMALEPNALSSEQEAWLQEAVTHTSSGLNPHHEQLEFLGDAVLRLTASEFIAAAYPKMPVGERSSLRAQLVSDRWLAELGAILEIERWWRIGPKASSDSTAAATIRAELSEALIGAVYRIAGTAAVQHWLTPHWTRSAEAVLTDPHRGNSKSALQEWSQGQGLGLPTYSSNEISQRHGDPRRFHCTVTLPPNLKAEGWGSSRRDAEQQAARTVLDQLEGD